The Mammaliicoccus sciuri genome window below encodes:
- a CDS encoding lysophospholipid acyltransferase family protein produces MYKFASTVLHTIFQKFGKQIVAINKEKVPDEPYIVTCTHTGYVEVIMLALSLYPTEINYMAKKELFSKDWSDKFFHSLNAFPVDREKPGPSTLKIPVKLLNQGKSVGIFPSGHRVETGEAPLKRGAATIAVLSNKPIVPAAFEGPKQVKSIFGFRQKSFIKFGEPIDPNDFPSDMKKSEKIAKIMTLLEERTNTLQKEVTYIARKSRQK; encoded by the coding sequence ATGTATAAATTTGCGAGTACTGTTTTACATACTATTTTTCAAAAATTCGGGAAACAAATTGTAGCAATCAACAAAGAAAAAGTTCCTGATGAACCTTATATCGTTACGTGTACACATACAGGATATGTAGAAGTTATCATGTTAGCTTTAAGTTTATATCCTACAGAAATTAATTATATGGCTAAAAAAGAATTGTTTTCGAAAGACTGGTCAGATAAATTCTTTCATTCATTGAATGCATTTCCAGTTGATAGAGAAAAACCAGGTCCAAGTACTTTAAAAATACCTGTTAAATTATTAAATCAAGGTAAAAGTGTTGGTATTTTCCCATCTGGTCATAGAGTAGAAACAGGAGAAGCACCATTAAAAAGAGGGGCTGCAACGATTGCTGTATTAAGTAACAAACCAATTGTACCAGCTGCTTTTGAAGGGCCTAAACAAGTTAAATCAATTTTTGGGTTTAGACAAAAGTCGTTTATTAAATTTGGAGAGCCGATCGATCCAAATGACTTCCCAAGTGATATGAAGAAAAGTGAAAAAATAGCTAAAATTATGACTTTATTAGAAGAAAGAACGAATACTTTACAAAAAGAAGTGACGTATATCGCTCGTAAATCTAGACAAAAATAA
- a CDS encoding S1C family serine protease has protein sequence MDQNQNEEQQNINKTTSNGYYYKQKNKIPWYQSCLIPFISGILGAVLILALYIGGTKIVDVFNNYNDEANITKAPANEKGGNIKDNKSSNKSVSKTIEDVSPSIVGVINKQKANGLESFFGGNNSEDSDGSGDSEETGTGTGVIYQSNGNTTYIVTNNHVIEGANEIEVRLHNDKSVKAKLVGTDVMTDLAVLKIEGNYNIEPIKFADSSKVKAGETVFALGNPLGVEFANSVTQGIISSEERTMNVQTSQGVTEATVIQTDAAINPGNSGGALIDLNGNLIGINSMKISRSDVEGIGFAIPSNEVNNIIKDIMYDGKVTRPYIGISMISIDDIPNQYKKELNLTTDKGVYISEVDKKADNGLKKDDVITKVDDKDVSDVSDIKNYIYNEKKPGDKITIKYIRDGKTHTTKITLKEQN, from the coding sequence ATGGATCAAAATCAAAATGAGGAGCAACAGAATATTAATAAGACAACTTCAAATGGTTACTATTACAAACAAAAAAATAAAATCCCTTGGTATCAAAGTTGTCTTATCCCATTTATTTCTGGTATTTTAGGCGCGGTATTAATACTCGCATTATATATCGGCGGGACTAAAATAGTAGATGTGTTTAACAATTATAATGATGAAGCGAATATTACAAAAGCACCTGCTAATGAAAAAGGTGGCAATATTAAAGATAATAAATCAAGCAACAAATCCGTTTCTAAAACGATTGAAGATGTTTCACCTTCAATTGTAGGCGTTATTAACAAACAAAAAGCAAACGGGCTTGAATCATTTTTCGGTGGTAACAACTCTGAGGATTCAGATGGGTCTGGTGATTCAGAAGAAACGGGAACAGGTACAGGCGTGATTTATCAATCTAATGGTAATACTACTTACATCGTAACGAACAACCATGTTATAGAAGGTGCAAATGAAATAGAAGTTCGCCTTCATAATGATAAATCAGTAAAAGCCAAACTTGTCGGTACAGATGTTATGACTGACTTAGCAGTATTAAAAATAGAAGGTAATTATAATATTGAACCAATTAAATTCGCAGATTCATCTAAAGTTAAAGCTGGTGAAACAGTATTTGCTTTAGGTAACCCATTAGGTGTTGAATTTGCAAACAGTGTGACACAAGGTATTATTTCTTCAGAAGAACGTACGATGAATGTACAAACTTCACAAGGTGTAACAGAGGCAACAGTAATTCAAACAGATGCTGCCATAAACCCAGGTAACTCAGGTGGCGCATTAATCGACTTAAACGGTAACCTTATAGGTATTAACTCAATGAAAATTTCAAGATCAGATGTAGAAGGTATCGGCTTTGCAATTCCAAGTAATGAAGTAAACAATATCATTAAAGATATTATGTACGACGGTAAAGTTACACGACCTTATATCGGTATCAGTATGATTTCAATAGATGATATACCAAACCAATATAAGAAAGAATTAAATCTCACAACAGATAAAGGTGTTTACATTTCTGAAGTAGATAAAAAAGCAGACAACGGACTTAAAAAAGATGATGTCATTACTAAAGTAGACGATAAAGATGTATCAGACGTTTCTGATATTAAAAATTATATCTACAATGAGAAAAAACCAGGTGACAAAATCACAATCAAATACATTAGAGACGGTAAAACACATACAACAAAAATCACATTAAAAGAACAAAACTAA
- the cstA gene encoding persulfide response sulfurtransferase CstA: MKQYNEKHINKFSKQELEKLGAQGQLIDVRTEEEYELAHINDATLYPVDKIESFNKDKNKTYYIHCKSGNRSSKASEYLAKQGYDVVNLDGGYNAYEEQNNNHDTQEENTNVEIKAERKQFNYSGLQCPGPIVNISKEMKNIEVGEQIEVTVTDPGFLSDIKSWVKQTGHTLVELDESNNGINAIIQKEKPKDLQVNHTAKGTTIVLFSGELDKAVAAMIIANGARAAGRDVTIFFTFWGLNALKKEQTVNVKKKGIAKMFDLMLPKSSVRMPLSKMNMFGLGNIMMRYVMKKKNVDSLPSLINQAIEQDIKLIACTMSMDVMGIQKEELRDEVEYGGVGTYIGDTENANHNLFI; encoded by the coding sequence ATGAAACAATATAACGAAAAGCATATCAACAAATTCAGTAAACAAGAATTAGAAAAATTAGGTGCACAAGGTCAACTGATTGACGTAAGAACAGAAGAAGAATATGAGCTAGCACACATAAATGATGCTACATTATATCCTGTAGATAAGATTGAATCATTCAATAAAGATAAAAACAAAACCTATTATATTCACTGTAAAAGTGGTAATAGAAGCAGCAAAGCAAGTGAATATTTAGCTAAACAAGGTTATGATGTTGTAAATTTAGACGGTGGCTATAATGCTTATGAAGAACAAAATAATAATCACGATACACAAGAAGAAAATACAAATGTAGAAATTAAAGCAGAGCGTAAACAATTTAACTATAGTGGTCTTCAATGCCCAGGTCCAATTGTAAACATTAGTAAAGAAATGAAAAATATTGAGGTAGGCGAGCAAATTGAAGTTACAGTGACTGATCCTGGTTTCCTTAGCGACATTAAAAGCTGGGTGAAACAAACAGGGCATACATTAGTTGAATTGGATGAAAGTAATAATGGAATTAATGCAATCATTCAAAAAGAAAAACCAAAAGACTTACAAGTGAATCATACTGCTAAAGGTACGACAATTGTACTATTTAGTGGAGAGTTAGATAAAGCAGTGGCAGCAATGATTATTGCAAATGGCGCTAGAGCTGCAGGAAGAGATGTAACTATCTTCTTTACTTTTTGGGGACTTAACGCGTTGAAAAAAGAACAAACAGTTAACGTTAAAAAGAAAGGCATTGCAAAAATGTTTGATTTGATGTTGCCTAAATCATCTGTACGCATGCCACTTTCTAAAATGAATATGTTTGGTTTAGGTAATATCATGATGCGCTATGTAATGAAAAAGAAAAATGTTGATTCATTACCATCTCTTATCAATCAAGCTATCGAACAAGATATCAAATTAATCGCTTGCACGATGAGCATGGATGTTATGGGCATTCAGAAAGAAGAGCTCAGGGACGAGGTTGAGTACGGTGGAGTAGGTACTTATATTGGTGATACAGAAAATGCGAATCATAATTTATTCATCTAA
- the cstR gene encoding persulfide-sensing transcriptional repressor CstR: MHYDKKMINRINRIQGQLNGVIKMMEEEKDCKDVITQISASKSSIQRLMGIIISENLIECVKAAEDNGENSEELINEAVNLLVKSK, from the coding sequence ATGCATTATGATAAAAAAATGATTAATCGTATTAATAGAATACAAGGTCAACTCAATGGAGTTATTAAAATGATGGAAGAAGAAAAAGATTGTAAAGATGTCATTACTCAAATCAGTGCATCCAAAAGTTCAATCCAACGTTTGATGGGGATTATCATTAGTGAAAATTTAATAGAATGTGTAAAGGCAGCAGAAGATAATGGTGAAAATTCTGAAGAATTGATTAATGAAGCCGTTAACTTATTGGTAAAAAGTAAATAA
- a CDS encoding sulfite exporter TauE/SafE family protein has product MDISTVIMMLLIGGFGGFISGLVGIGGAIIIYPAILLLPPLFGVPAYSAYIASGLTSSQVFFSTLSGSLKARKKTEFSPPLVIYMSGGMITGSMLGALIANLFNATFVNAIYIIIALIALFLMFINVKPNLNQSSFNKPLLVMVGLFVGIISGIVGAGGAFIIIPILLVLFKLPMNMVVANSIVIAFISSIGAFIIKLIQSYIPLEDALFLIIGSIIFAPLGLKLGKKVPSFVQKWIISVLIIIAIIQIIL; this is encoded by the coding sequence ATGGATATTTCAACTGTTATTATGATGTTACTTATAGGGGGATTCGGGGGCTTTATTTCGGGACTAGTAGGTATCGGTGGTGCTATCATTATTTATCCAGCTATTTTATTATTACCGCCACTATTTGGTGTTCCTGCATACAGCGCATACATCGCTTCAGGTCTTACTTCCAGTCAAGTCTTTTTCAGTACTTTAAGTGGGTCATTAAAAGCGCGAAAAAAAACAGAATTCTCCCCGCCATTAGTTATTTATATGAGTGGAGGTATGATTACAGGGAGCATGTTAGGCGCACTCATAGCAAATTTATTTAATGCTACATTTGTAAATGCGATATATATTATCATTGCTTTAATCGCATTATTTTTAATGTTTATTAACGTAAAACCAAATTTAAATCAATCTTCCTTTAACAAACCATTATTAGTTATGGTTGGTCTTTTCGTTGGTATCATTTCGGGTATAGTTGGAGCAGGCGGCGCTTTTATTATTATTCCTATATTGTTAGTTTTATTCAAATTACCAATGAATATGGTAGTTGCTAATAGTATAGTAATTGCTTTTATATCTTCAATTGGCGCCTTTATCATTAAACTTATACAAAGTTACATTCCTTTAGAAGACGCATTATTTTTAATAATAGGGAGTATTATTTTCGCTCCGTTAGGCTTAAAATTAGGTAAAAAAGTCCCTAGTTTTGTACAAAAATGGATCATCAGTGTTTTAATTATTATTGCAATTATTCAAATTATTTTATAG
- a CDS encoding TPM domain-containing protein, whose protein sequence is MKSIFKRFCVLLIVSFFSLSYVVHAADDKFPKLEQPVFVQDHAKLMTDQDKDKINQKGQKLQDGTDADILLMTMKSIGQTPRQDYALEAGRHYKVGDQKHNRGIVILLNMDNGNENNNRGIDIAVGDGLEGVLNDSKVGELIDSKFMPYQKKASQTKDSKKANAYYSQGLTNLYDAVWDEVAKSYGYDGKKFTEDEPQSSGLGKIPFIIFIIFIIVFFIIYFKNGGGRPPRGGNRRGTRRGMTGPFIFGGSSGSSGGGFSGGGFGGGGGFSGGGAGRGF, encoded by the coding sequence ATGAAATCAATTTTTAAACGATTTTGTGTCTTGCTTATTGTTAGCTTTTTTTCACTAAGTTATGTCGTACATGCAGCTGATGATAAATTTCCTAAGTTAGAACAGCCTGTATTTGTACAAGATCATGCTAAATTAATGACTGATCAAGATAAAGACAAAATTAATCAAAAAGGTCAAAAATTACAAGATGGAACAGATGCAGATATCTTGTTAATGACGATGAAATCAATAGGTCAAACACCTCGCCAAGATTATGCGTTAGAAGCGGGGCGACACTATAAAGTTGGCGACCAAAAGCATAATCGTGGTATTGTTATCCTATTAAATATGGATAACGGTAATGAGAACAATAATAGAGGTATTGATATAGCAGTTGGAGATGGACTTGAAGGTGTCCTCAATGACTCTAAAGTTGGGGAATTGATCGATTCTAAATTCATGCCTTATCAAAAGAAAGCTTCTCAAACTAAAGATAGTAAAAAAGCAAACGCTTATTACAGTCAAGGTTTAACAAATTTATATGATGCAGTGTGGGATGAAGTAGCTAAAAGTTACGGATACGATGGTAAGAAGTTCACTGAAGACGAGCCACAAAGTAGTGGGTTAGGAAAAATACCATTTATCATCTTTATCATATTTATTATTGTATTCTTCATTATTTACTTCAAAAATGGAGGCGGTAGACCTCCAAGAGGTGGAAATAGAAGAGGTACAAGACGTGGTATGACTGGACCATTTATCTTTGGAGGGTCATCAGGTAGTTCTGGTGGCGGATTCTCCGGAGGTGGCTTCGGCGGAGGAGGCGGCTTCTCTGGCGGAGGCGCAGGTAGAGGATTCTAG
- a CDS encoding transposase produces the protein MRKKYEFKFKLKLVKEYLEGHQSYRTIALKYGISSWSVLRIWVNQYKEFGEEGLEIKSRNTVYTSEFKLSVLKFRQENMLSYQDTANHFRIINPIIIANWQHQFDEKCRLDIDNKQKGQSHTMTKKRSKSDNKNLPLNENEREELERLRNENETLKAGIAYQKKLQALTDIYGSKNQK, from the coding sequence ATGAGGAAAAAATATGAATTTAAATTCAAACTAAAACTTGTAAAAGAATATTTAGAAGGACATCAAAGTTATAGAACAATTGCTTTAAAATATGGTATTTCAAGTTGGTCTGTCCTTCGGATTTGGGTCAATCAATATAAAGAGTTTGGAGAAGAAGGTTTAGAAATAAAAAGTAGAAATACTGTTTATACTAGCGAATTTAAATTATCTGTTTTAAAATTTAGACAAGAAAATATGTTGTCTTATCAAGATACTGCGAATCACTTTAGAATTATTAATCCTATTATCATTGCCAATTGGCAACATCAATTTGATGAAAAGTGTCGTCTTGATATAGATAATAAACAAAAGGGACAATCTCACACTATGACTAAAAAACGATCTAAATCAGATAATAAAAATTTACCTTTAAATGAAAATGAACGTGAAGAACTTGAAAGACTTAGAAATGAAAATGAGACGTTAAAGGCAGGTATAGCTTATCAAAAAAAGTTACAAGCCTTGACCGACATTTACGGAAGCAAAAATCAGAAATAG
- a CDS encoding IS3 family transposase, which translates to MKELNETYNIRLSILFKVAQIAKSVYYYWINKFSKADKDETLIQVIKEICEESNYTYGYRRITQALRNRGLIVNHKKVLRIMKEHNLTCTKFTHRGRKYRSFKGKVGKVAQNILNRRFKTSLPFQKVVTDITEFKLMNGQKLYLSPFMDLYSSEIISFKISSRPTLDIVINPLKEMIKRRPNLDHRLTIHSDQGWHYQHSQYTRLLKDHKIFQSMSRKGNCLDNSVMENFFGLLKQEMYYGQEFKDFQDLEQAIHRYIDFYNNERIKSKLKGLSPKNYRRQTFEIIY; encoded by the coding sequence ATTAAGGAACTAAATGAAACATATAATATACGATTAAGTATCTTATTTAAAGTCGCTCAAATAGCTAAATCTGTATACTATTATTGGATAAATAAATTTAGTAAAGCTGATAAAGATGAAACATTGATTCAAGTAATAAAAGAAATATGTGAAGAATCAAACTATACCTATGGTTATCGTCGTATTACACAAGCACTAAGAAATAGAGGTCTTATCGTAAATCATAAAAAAGTACTAAGAATTATGAAAGAACATAATCTAACTTGTACAAAGTTCACACATAGAGGTCGTAAGTATCGTTCCTTTAAAGGTAAAGTTGGTAAAGTAGCTCAAAATATATTAAATCGTAGATTTAAAACAAGTCTCCCATTTCAAAAAGTCGTAACAGATATTACAGAGTTCAAATTAATGAATGGTCAGAAATTATATTTATCACCTTTTATGGACTTATATAGTTCAGAGATTATCAGCTTTAAAATCTCAAGTCGTCCTACATTAGATATAGTCATCAATCCATTAAAAGAAATGATAAAGCGTCGTCCAAACCTAGATCATCGTTTAACGATTCATTCAGATCAAGGCTGGCATTATCAACATTCACAATACACTAGATTATTAAAAGACCATAAAATATTTCAGAGTATGTCTAGAAAAGGTAATTGTCTAGATAATTCAGTTATGGAAAACTTTTTTGGGTTACTTAAACAAGAAATGTATTATGGCCAAGAATTTAAAGATTTTCAGGACCTTGAACAAGCTATTCATCGATATATCGATTTTTATAATAACGAAAGAATCAAATCAAAATTAAAAGGCTTATCTCCCAAAAATTACAGGAGACAAACCTTTGAAATAATATACTAA
- a CDS encoding LemA family protein has protein sequence MKKYLGPIIVVVAVIVIIGLFMIGPYNRLVGLEEEADKSLSNIDNQLQRRVDLIPNLVDTVKGYTKLY, from the coding sequence ATGAAAAAATATTTAGGACCAATTATTGTTGTTGTAGCAGTAATTGTTATTATTGGCTTATTTATGATCGGTCCATACAATAGATTAGTTGGACTTGAAGAAGAAGCGGATAAGTCATTATCTAATATTGATAATCAGCTTCAAAGACGTGTTGACTTAATTCCTAACTTAGTTGATACAGTTAAAGGTTATACGAAACTGTACTGA
- the tyrS gene encoding tyrosine--tRNA ligase, whose product MTNELLEDLKWRGLIYQQTDEQEIEDLLNRESVKIYCGADPTADSLHIGHLLPYLTLRRFQNHGHTPIVLVGEGTGMIGDPSGRSEERQLQSNEQMEINTRGIMNQMHKIFDFEGEGSAILVNNKDWLKEIDLISFLRDYAKHVGVNYMLAKDSVKTRLETGISYTEFTYMILQAIDFGYLNRNYDCKMQIGGSDQWGNITTGLDLMRRMYGDTEAYGFTIPLVTKADGKKFGKSESGTVWLDRSKTSAYELYQFWINSQDADVVKYLKYFTFLDREEIERLERTVEEAPHLREAQKVLAEEMVGFIHGEEAVEEAKRITDALFKGDIKSLTKSEIVEGFKDVPTAEVSSETVQLVDFIIEAGVSPSKRQAREDITNGAIYLNGERIQDVNHEISSEDKIDDEFTIVRRGKKKYTMVKYV is encoded by the coding sequence ATGACAAATGAACTTTTAGAAGATTTAAAATGGAGAGGTTTAATTTATCAACAAACTGATGAACAAGAAATTGAAGACTTATTAAATAGAGAGTCAGTTAAAATATATTGTGGTGCAGATCCTACAGCTGATAGTTTGCACATTGGACATTTATTACCATATTTAACACTACGTCGTTTCCAAAACCATGGTCACACACCAATCGTCTTAGTTGGTGAAGGAACAGGTATGATTGGAGATCCATCAGGTCGTTCAGAAGAAAGACAATTACAATCAAATGAACAGATGGAAATTAATACAAGAGGCATTATGAATCAAATGCATAAAATATTTGATTTTGAAGGTGAAGGTTCTGCTATTCTTGTTAACAATAAAGATTGGTTAAAAGAAATAGATTTAATTTCATTCTTAAGAGATTACGCTAAACACGTGGGTGTAAACTACATGTTAGCTAAAGATTCTGTTAAGACAAGATTAGAAACAGGTATTTCATACACTGAGTTTACGTACATGATTTTACAAGCCATTGATTTCGGATACTTAAACCGTAATTACGATTGTAAAATGCAAATCGGTGGTTCAGACCAATGGGGTAACATCACGACAGGATTAGATTTAATGAGAAGAATGTACGGTGACACTGAAGCTTACGGTTTCACAATTCCACTTGTTACAAAAGCAGATGGTAAAAAATTCGGTAAATCTGAATCAGGTACTGTATGGTTAGATAGAAGTAAAACATCAGCTTACGAGTTATACCAATTCTGGATTAACTCTCAAGATGCCGATGTTGTAAAATACTTAAAATACTTTACTTTCCTTGATAGAGAAGAAATTGAAAGACTTGAAAGAACAGTTGAAGAAGCACCTCATTTAAGAGAAGCTCAAAAAGTATTAGCTGAAGAAATGGTTGGCTTTATACATGGTGAAGAAGCTGTAGAAGAAGCTAAAAGAATTACAGATGCACTATTTAAAGGCGATATTAAATCATTAACAAAATCAGAAATCGTAGAAGGTTTTAAAGATGTGCCAACAGCTGAAGTAAGTTCTGAAACTGTACAACTTGTTGACTTTATTATTGAAGCAGGTGTTTCTCCTTCAAAACGACAAGCACGTGAAGATATCACAAATGGTGCAATTTACTTAAACGGTGAACGTATTCAAGATGTTAACCATGAGATTTCAAGCGAAGATAAAATAGATGACGAATTTACAATTGTTAGAAGAGGTAAGAAGAAATACACAATGGTTAAATACGTTTAA
- a CDS encoding transglycosylase domain-containing protein → MSSNQSKNKLKEQFNRSSKKYKDTFKETKWSPKLIFHTAYNVISNLFFIIVFISCLLLALGLGIGGGYFAGLVKDEKVMSKKEMKQQLYSMTESTSVYFGSGESLGRLKSDVQRDVIKGKDISKNVKNALISTEDEDFYNHNGIVPKAFIRASVQEVLGSANSSGGSTLTQQLVKNQLLTNETSFERKAKEMLLSMNVEKNLSKEEIIDSYLNVVSFGRNSNGSNIAGIEAAAQGVFGKSAKNLNIAQSAYLAGLPQNPYTYTPFLPNGDLKDDESLKYGINRQHYVLKRMYQEEKITKKEYDEALKFDIKKSFVDKVEEPNQKYPFLTEEVEKRTVDILKYHLAKEDNISKKELDQTPVLMTKYTEKANQAMRTEGYRVDTTIEKDMYDKLQEVKDNSGSYSWDREASYTNSEGKKDSKEFQHEVGALLKENQSGKILAFVGGRDYEKSQINHATSAKRSPGSTMKPLLTYAPAFENGLITPNTALLDKKFDFQGYSPDNYDRREFGPVTVDYALRNSLNLSTLRLYSNVQDYKPWENLNKMGMTVPKDIQDSLALTLGTADFTLEQDVNGYSTLANKGEYNESYMIESIKSRDGEVIYQHKKDPKRIFSESTTYLTTSILEGVLDDGSGYQIKNSFDGNWAGKTGTSQDAKDSLFVGYTPKVTLGIWMGYDQPITFDEDSHYQLFMWRDMVNALSSTDREKLGYDSEFSRPSTVKEDKICQYTNSTGSCSSGESKSSTLLSDKVDTSNKDINSDYVLKRLGQAIDTNTSSKVKPKERVSKNSKEAWSYKSSSNKDSNSNSNSKPSSGTSTEPPSGNN, encoded by the coding sequence TTGAGTTCAAATCAGTCTAAAAACAAACTTAAAGAACAATTTAATCGTTCAAGTAAGAAATATAAAGATACTTTTAAAGAAACAAAATGGTCCCCAAAACTCATATTCCATACTGCATACAATGTAATAAGCAATTTATTTTTCATTATTGTATTTATTAGTTGTTTATTATTAGCTTTAGGATTGGGTATTGGCGGCGGATACTTCGCAGGACTTGTCAAAGATGAAAAAGTAATGTCTAAAAAAGAAATGAAGCAACAACTTTATTCAATGACAGAAAGTACTTCTGTTTATTTTGGTTCTGGAGAGTCACTTGGTCGATTAAAAAGTGATGTCCAAAGGGATGTTATTAAAGGGAAAGACATAAGTAAAAATGTTAAAAATGCACTTATATCAACAGAAGATGAAGACTTCTATAACCATAACGGAATTGTACCTAAAGCTTTTATAAGAGCATCAGTACAAGAAGTACTTGGTAGTGCTAATTCTTCTGGCGGGAGTACATTAACACAACAACTTGTTAAGAACCAACTTTTAACAAATGAAACATCATTTGAACGTAAAGCAAAAGAAATGCTACTTTCAATGAATGTTGAAAAGAACTTATCAAAAGAAGAAATTATTGATAGTTACTTAAACGTCGTTTCATTTGGTAGAAATTCAAATGGTTCTAATATTGCGGGTATTGAAGCCGCTGCTCAAGGTGTATTTGGTAAATCAGCTAAGAATTTAAATATTGCACAATCTGCATATCTTGCTGGATTACCTCAGAATCCTTACACATACACACCTTTCTTACCGAATGGTGATTTAAAAGATGATGAATCCTTGAAATACGGCATCAATCGTCAACACTATGTTCTGAAAAGAATGTATCAAGAAGAAAAAATCACGAAAAAAGAATACGATGAAGCTTTAAAATTCGACATCAAGAAATCATTTGTTGATAAAGTTGAAGAACCTAATCAGAAATATCCATTCTTAACGGAAGAAGTTGAAAAACGTACTGTTGATATTCTTAAATACCATTTAGCAAAAGAAGATAATATTTCTAAGAAAGAACTTGATCAAACGCCTGTTCTTATGACGAAATATACTGAAAAAGCTAATCAAGCTATGCGAACTGAAGGTTACCGTGTAGATACAACGATTGAAAAAGATATGTACGATAAACTTCAAGAAGTTAAAGATAATTCTGGTAGCTACTCTTGGGATAGAGAAGCAAGTTATACAAACAGTGAAGGTAAAAAAGATTCTAAAGAGTTCCAACATGAAGTCGGTGCATTATTAAAAGAAAATCAATCTGGTAAAATACTAGCGTTCGTTGGTGGTAGAGATTACGAAAAATCACAAATCAATCACGCAACAAGTGCTAAACGTTCACCAGGTTCAACAATGAAACCATTACTCACATATGCACCAGCATTTGAAAATGGATTAATCACACCAAACACTGCCCTACTGGATAAAAAATTCGATTTCCAAGGTTATTCACCTGATAACTACGATAGAAGAGAATTTGGACCAGTAACAGTAGATTATGCTTTAAGAAACTCTTTAAACTTAAGTACTTTAAGATTGTATAGCAATGTTCAAGACTACAAACCATGGGAAAACTTAAATAAAATGGGTATGACCGTACCTAAAGATATACAAGATAGTTTAGCCTTAACACTTGGTACAGCAGACTTCACGTTAGAACAAGATGTGAATGGTTACAGTACTTTAGCTAATAAAGGTGAATATAATGAAAGTTATATGATTGAATCTATTAAATCACGAGATGGTGAAGTGATTTATCAACACAAAAAAGATCCGAAACGTATCTTTAGTGAATCAACAACTTATTTAACAACAAGTATTTTAGAAGGTGTACTCGATGACGGTTCAGGTTACCAAATTAAGAATTCATTTGACGGTAACTGGGCTGGTAAAACAGGTACATCACAAGATGCTAAAGATAGCTTGTTTGTAGGATATACACCAAAAGTTACACTTGGTATTTGGATGGGTTATGACCAACCAATAACATTTGATGAAGACAGTCATTATCAATTATTTATGTGGAGAGATATGGTTAATGCATTATCCTCTACAGATAGAGAAAAATTAGGATACGATAGTGAATTCTCTAGACCTAGCACAGTTAAAGAAGACAAAATTTGCCAATACACAAATTCTACCGGAAGCTGTAGCAGCGGCGAATCTAAATCTTCTACATTATTATCTGATAAAGTCGATACTTCGAATAAAGATATTAATTCCGACTACGTATTAAAACGACTAGGACAAGCAATTGATACTAACACATCATCAAAAGTTAAACCAAAAGAACGCGTATCTAAAAATTCTAAAGAAGCTTGGTCATATAAATCAAGCAGCAATAAAGATAGTAATTCAAACAGCAATAGTAAGCCATCCAGTGGTACAAGCACCGAACCACCAAGTGGCAATAATTAG